Part of the Burkholderia humptydooensis genome, AATGCCGGTGCGCTCGTGCCCGAGCAGATACTTCGCGTAGGTCCAGCCGCGATTTTCGTCGCCGACGAGATTCTCGACGGGCACCTTCACGTCCTCGAAGAACACTTCGTTGACTTCACGATCCTCGTCGAGCGTGACGATCGGGCGCACCGTGATGCCGGGCGACGTCATGTCGATCAGCAGGAACGAGATCCCTTCCTGCTTCTTCGCGTCGGGATCGGTGCGCACGAGGCAGAACATCATGTCCGCGTACTGGCCGAGCGTCGTCCAGGTCTTCTGGCCGTTGACGACGTAATGATCGCCGCGGCGCTCGGCGCGCGTGCGCAGCGACGCGAGGTCCGAGCCCGAGCCGGGCTCCGAGTAGCCCTGGCACCACCAGTCGGTGCCGTCGAGGATGCGCGGCAGATAGCGGCGCTTTTGCGCGTCGCTGCCGTACTTCATCAGCACCGGCGCGACCATCGACACGCCGAACGGCAGCACGGGCGGCGCGCCGATCCGCGCGCACTCCTCTTCCCAGACATGGCGCTGCGTCGCGTTCCAGCCGGGCCCGCCGTACTCGGCGGGCCACGCGGGCGCGGACCATCCCCGCGTGCCGAGCAGCCGGTGCCAGCTCGCGAAGTCGTCGCGATTCAAACGCTTGTGGTTGAGAACCTTGTCGCGCAGCGCGCGAGGCAGATTCGCCTCGAGCCACGCGCGGACTTCGGCGCGGAACGCGTCGTCGGCGGGGGAATAATCGAGATCCATGCGCAGTGTCTCCTCTGACCGCGCCGGCCGCCCGCGGGCCGCGCAGCGATCAGCGGTCGATCACTGCAGAGGCTCTTTCAGCGCGGCGGGAACCGGCAGCGGCATCACGTCGATGCCCTCTTCGGCCAAGGCTTGCGCGTCTTCGGGCGTGGTCACGCCGCGAATGCCGCGCGCGGGCGCTTCATTGTAGTGAATGCGCCGCGCTTCCTCGGCGAAGCGCTCGCCCACGTTCTCGGTCTTCGCCAGCACCTCGCGCAGCGCGCGCAGCGCCTGCGCCTGAAGCGCGCGCGGATCGGCCGGCTGCGCCCGCGTCGCGCCCGACAGATTCAGGCGCGGCGCGGACGGCATGCGGCTGACCTCGGTCGCCCCGCACACCGGACATTCGACCAGCTTGCGGGACAACTGCGCTTCGAACTCATCGGCCGACGCGAACCAGCCTTCGAACCGATGGCCATGCGGGCACTGCAAATCGAGGACCTTCATGCTAAATCAGGGCGTGCTGCCAGTGTATCGCAAATGGAAATTTTTTGAACGATCGTGCTAAATTCAGTCGAAAAAAGTACACGATCGAGCCGACCGACGGCACCGATTGTATCCCTTCGCAAAACACCCCGCTCGGCGCGGCGCTACGGCCGGATCACGTCGCCGAGCGGCCACGCGCCCGACATCGCCTTCTCGAGCCACATCGTGCCGATAATCGTCTTGACGTCGCTGATCTGGCCGGCGCGCACCCATTCGAGCAAGTCCGGCAGCGTCGCCGTAAACGTCTCGAGAAACTCGCCGTCGTCGAGCTTGCGCTCGCCCGCCGTCAGGCCGCGCGCGAGATAGATGTCGATGAATTCGGTCGAATACGAAATGATCGGATGAATGCGCGTGAGGAACACGTATTCGCGCGCGGTGTAGCCGGTTTCCTCGCGCAGCTCGCGAACCGCGCAGGCGAGCGCGCCTTCGTCCGGGTCGAGCTTGCCTGCCGGGAATTCGGCCATCACCTTGCCGATCGGATAGCGATACTGGCTCTCCATCAGCACGCGGCCGTCGTCGAAGAGCGGGATGACCATCACCGCGCCCGGATGCGTCACGTATTCGCGCGTCGCATGCTTGCCGTCCGGCAGGCGAACCGTGTCGCGCTTGACCTTCAGGAACGAGCCGTCGTAGACGGACGCGCTTTCGATGCAAGTTTCCGTGAGGGTGGCGTCGTGATTCGGCAAATCGGCCATCGGCGGCTCCGCAGTGGGGCGCGACGGCCTACGCCGTCAGCGCCGTTTGACGAGATACTGGAACGTGAAGCCGGGAAACGCGAACACCACGAAAAGACTGAAGGTGATCGCGTAAAACTGCCAGCCCTGTTCGAAGCGATTGCCGGCGCGCGATTCGAGCCAGAAGCCCAGCGCACCGACGACGAAATACAGCACGATCATTTCGCCGATCCGGAGCCACGCGCTCTTTTTCGCCGTCGCTCCACTCTTCAGCGGCACGACGGCGAACAGGCGCTGATTCAGGAACGGCAGGTTGGCGCCGACGAGCGCCAACAGCACGATGAACCAGCCGGCGGCCGACATTACAGCGGCAGCGTATGGCTGATCGCCTGCAGGCAGACCGTCATCAGCGGGCCCGGCACGATGCCGAGCACGACGACCGCGAGGCCGTTGAGCACGAGGATCGTGCGCTTGCACGCATCGCCCGCGATCGGCGTCGTGTCCTGCGGCGCATCGAAGTACATCAGCTTGACGATGCGCAGATAGTAGAACGCGCCGAACAGCGACGTGATGACGGCGAGCACCGCGAGCCACGTGAGGCCGGCGTTGACCGTCGCCTCGAGGACCGCGAGCTTCGCGTAGAAGCCGACCGTCGGCGGAATGCCGGCGAGCGAGAACATCATCACCATCATCACGAACGCGAACACCGGGCTGCGTTTGTTGAGGCCCTTGAAGTCGTCGAGCGTTTCGGCTTCGAAGTCGCGGCGGGCGAGCAGCATCACGACGCCGAACGAGCCGAGCGTCGTCACGAGGTAGACGATCGTGTAGAACATCGCCGAGCTGTACGCGCTCGCCGCCGACGACGGATTGCCGCCCACCACGCCCGCGAGCAGGCCGAGCAGCACGAAGCCCATGTTCGAGATCGCCGAGTACGCGAGCATCCGCTTGATGTTGCGCTGGACGATACCGGTGATGTTGCCGACGATCAGCGACAGCGCCGCGAGGATCACGAGCATTTCCTGCCAGTCGACCGCGAGCGGCAGCAGGCCCATCACGAGAAAGCGCAGGCCCCACGCGAATGCCGCGACCTTCGGGCCGCCGCCGACGAACAGCGTCATCGCGGTCGGCGCGCCCTGGTAGACGTCCGGCACCCACATGTGGAACGGCACGGCGCCGAGCTTGAACGCGACGCCCGCAACGATGAAGATCACGCCGAACAGCAGCACCGCGTCGTTGATGTGGCCCGATGCGACCGCCTTCAGCACTTCGTTCAGCTCGAGCGAGCCCGTCGCGCCGTACAGCATCGAGATCCCGTACAGCACGAAGCCCGAGGCGAGCGCACCGAGCACGTAGTACTTCATCGCGGCTTCGCTCGACTGCGTCGCGTCGCGACGCAGCGCGATCACCGCGTACAGCGACAGCGACATCAGCTCGAGGCCGAGGTACAGCGTGAGGAAGTTGTTGCCCGAGATCATCACGAGCTGGCCGAGCAGCGAGAACATGCCGAGCAGGAACACGTCGCCGCGGAACAGGTCGCGATCCTCGAGGTACTTGCGCGAGTAGACGAGCGTCACCGCGAAGCCGAGCGACACGACCGCCTTCATCGCGCTCGCGAACGAATCGACCACGACCATTCGCGAGAAGACGTAGTACTGCTGCGGATCGAAGGCTTGCAGCGCGAACCACACGCCCGCCGCCGCCGACGCGACGACCGCGATCAGATACGTGAGGCGGCGGCCGGCTGCGCCGACGAAGGTGTCGTTCAGCCAGGCGACGACGATGGCGGCCATCACCAGCGCATCGGGCAACAGGACATTCATAGGTGCGTTTTGCATGATCTTTGTATCCTCCGCTCGGGCTTACTGGGCCAGCGGCAGTTTCGACTGCGCGACGTGGGAGAGGAGGTTTTCCACGGAAACGTGCATCACGTCGGTGAAGGGCTTCGGATAGAGGCCCATCAGCAGCGTGAACGCGGCGAGCACGGCGAGCATCGTGAATTCGCGACGGCTGATGTCCGACAGCTTCGCGACCTTGTCGCTCGTCACCGCGCCGAAGTACACGCGCTTGTACATCCACAGCGTGTACGCCGCGCCGAGAATCAGCGTGAACGCCGCGCCGAACGCGATCCAGAAGTTGTACTGGACCGACGCGAGGATCACCATGAACTCGCCGACGAAGCCCGACGTGCCCGGCAGGCCGCAGTTGGCCATCGAGAACAGCATCGCGAACGCGGCGAACTTCGGCATCACGTTGACGACGCCGCCGTAGTCGGCGATCTGGCGCGAGTGCAGGCGGTCGTACAGCACGCCGATGCAAAGGAACATCGCGCCCGACACGAAGCCGTGCGAGATCATCTGGACGATCGCGCCTTCGACGCCGAGCTGGTTGAAGATGAAGAAGCCGAGCGTGACGAAGCCCATGTGCGCGATCGACGAATACGCGACGAGCTTCTTCATGTCCGCCTGCACCATCGCGACGAGGCCGATGTAGATCACCGCGATCAGCGACAGCGCAATCACGGCGGGCGCGAAGAAGTGGCTCGCGTCCGGCGTGATCGGCAGCGAGAAGCGCAGGAAGCCGTACGCGCCGAGCTTCAGCATGATCGCGGCCAGCACGACCGAGCCGCCCGTCGGCGCCTCGACGTGCGCATCCGGCAGCCAGGTGTGCACCGGCCACATCGGCACCTTCACCGCGAACGCGAGGAAGAACGCGATGAAGAGCAGCACCTGCGGCGTCATCGCGATCTTCGCGTTCTGCCACGTCGCGAGATCGAACGAATGCGTCTGCGTGTACAGGTAGATCAGCGCGACCAGCATCAGCAGCGAGCCGGCGAGCGTGTACAGGAAGAACTTGAACGCCGCGTACACACGGTTCGGGCCGCCCCACACGCCGATGATGATGTACATCGGGATCAGCGTCGCCTCGAAGAACACGTAGAACAAGAGGCCGTCAGCCGCCGAGAACACGCCGACCATGATCCCCGACAGGATCAGGAACGCGGCGAGATACTGCGACACGTGCTCGGTGATCACCTCCCAGCCGGCGATCACGACGATCACCGTGATGAGCGCGGTCAGCACGACGAACCACATCGAGATGCCGTCGACGCCGAGGTGATACGTGATGTTGAAACGTTCGATCCACGTCGATTGCTCGACGAACTGCAGCGCGGCGGTGCTCGAGTCGAAGCCCGTGATCAGCGGAATCGTGACGGCCAGGCTCGCGAGCGAGCCGATCAGCGCAATCCAGCGCGCCGCGCCCGGATTTTTATCGGAACCGACCGCGAGCACGACGAGGCCGAATACGATCGGCAACCAGATCGCGGTACTGAGAATCGGAAAAGAGTGCATTAGTCGTCCCCGCCTTATTTGCCGCCGAGCGTTACAAACAGGGTCAGGAGCCCCAGCATGCCGATGATCATGGCGAACGCGTAGTGATAGATGTAACCGGATTGGAGGAAGCGGATCACGCCGGCGAACCAGCCGATGAAGCGCGCGCTGCCGTTGACGAGGCCGTCGATCACCACGACGTCGCCTTCCTTCCACAGACCGCGGCCGATCGCGATCGAACCCTTCGCGAACACGACCTCGTTGATCTTGTCCATGTAGTACTTGTTGTCGAGCAGCGTGTAGATCGGGCCGAACGCGCGACGGATCGCTGCCGGCAGACCCGGGCGCTTCAGGTACAGGAACCACGCGACGACGACGCCCGCGAGCGCGAGCCAGAGCGGCAGCGACGAGATCGAGTGCAGGCCGAGCGCCGCCCAGTCGTGGAATTCCTCCGCCATCTCGGCGAGCGCCGGGTGGTTCTGGCCGATGAAGATCACCTTGTCGAACGCGACGCCGTGCTGGAAGAAATCGCCGTACAGCATCGGGCCGATCGCGATCGCGCCGATGATGACCGACGGAATCGCGAGCAGCACGAGCGGCACCCAGACGACCCACGGCGTTTCGTGCGGCTCGTGCGCGTGGCCGTGACCGTGGTCTTCGTCATGGCCGTGATGCGCGGCCGATTCGGCGCCGTGGTTGTTGCCGAATTCCTTCGGATGACGGAAGCGCTCTTCGCCGTGGAAGACGAGGAAGTACATCCGGAACGAGTACAGCGCGGTGACGAACACGCTCGCGACGACCGCGAAGTACGCGAAGCCCGAGCCCGGCAGGTGCGACAGCTTCACCGCGTCGATGATCGAGTCCTTCGAGTAGAAGCCCGAGAAGAACGGCGTGCCGATCAGCGCGAGCGAGCCGACGAGCGACGTGATCCACGTGATCGGCATGTACTTGCGCAGGCCGCCCATGTTGCGCATGTCCTGATCGTGGTGCATGCCGATGATCACCGAGCCCGCGCCGAGGAACAGCAGCGCCTTGAAGAACGCGTGCGTCATCAGATGGAACACGGCGACCGGGTACGCGGACACGCCGAGCGCGACCGTCATGTAGCCGAGCTGCGACAGCGTCGAATACGCGACGACGCGCTTGATGTCGTTTTGGACGATGCCGAGGAAGCCCATGAAGAGCGCCGTGATTGCGCCGATCACCGTGATGAACGACAGCGCGGCGTCAGACAGCTCGAACAGCGGCGACATGCGGGTGACCATGAAGATGCCGGCCGTCACCATCGTCGCCGCGTGAATCAGCGCGGAGATCGGCGTCGGGCCTTCCATCGAGTCGGGCAGCCACACGTGCAGCGGGAATTGCGCGGACTTGCCCATCGCGCCGATGAACAGGCAGATGCACGCGACGGTCAGCAGGCCCCACTGGGTGCCCGGGAAATTCAGCGACGCGAGCTCCGCGCGCTTCGCGAACACTTCGCCGTAGTTCATCGAGCCGGCGTACGCGAGGATGAGGCCGATGCCGAGCAGGAACCCGAAGTCGCCGACGCGGTTCACGAGGAACGCCTTCATGTTCGCGTAGATCGCGCTCTCACGCGTGAAGTAGAAGCCGATCAGCAGGTACGACACGAGACCCACCGCTTCCCAGCCGAAGAACAACTGCAGGAAGTTGTTGCTCATCACGAGCATCAGCATCGAGAACGTGAACAGCGAGATGTACGAGAAGAATCGCTGGTAGCCGTCCTCTTCCGACATGTAGCCGATCGTGTAGATGTGCACCATCAGCGACACGAACGTGACGACGACCATCATCATCGCGGTCAGCGTGTCGACGAGGAAGCCCACCTCGAGCTTCAGCGAGCCGACGTTCATCCATTCGTAGACGGTCGCGTTGTAGCTCGCGCCGTCCAGCACCTGGAAGAACACCAGCGCGGAAAGAACGAACGAGACCGCGACGCCGAGAATCGTCACGCGATGCGCGCCCTTGCGCCCCACCGCGTTGCCGAACAGCCCCGCGATCAGCGAGCCCGCCAGCGGAGCGAGCGCAATCGCCAGCAGCAGGTTTTCATTGAGTGTCGTTGACATAACAGCGTTGCCTGAAATTAACCTTTGAGCTGATCGAGATCCTCGACATTGATCGTGTCGAGCTTACGGAACAGAGTCACCAGAATCGCGAGGCCGATTGCGGCTTCCGCCGCCGCGACCGTCAACACGAAGAACACGAAGATCTGGCCGTGGACGTCGCCCAGATAATGCGAGAACGCGACGAAATTGGTATTCACCGCGAGCAGCATCAGTTCGATCGCCATCAGGATGATGATGATGTTCCGGCGGTTCAGGAAAATCCCGACGATCGCGATCGCAAACAGGATCGCGCCGAGCACGAGGTAATGAGCCAAGGTCAACATAGATTCTTCTCCTCTCGCTTAGCCGTTGTTCGAGCCCGACGCGGCGTCGCTCGCGGCGGTTTCCGGCTGCGGCTTGTCGGCTTGCATCTTCACGAGACGCACGCGATCCTCGCGGCGCACCTTCACCTGCTCGGACACGCGCTGGCGCTTGCTGTCCTTGCCCTTCTGCGCGGTCAGCGCAACCGCGGCGATGATCGCAACGAGCAGCACGAGGCCCGCGATCTCGAACGCGAAGATGTAATCGGTGTAGATGACCTTGCCGATCAGCTTCGTGTTCGGCATGCCGGCCGCCGCGCCCGCGGCCATGTCGTGCACGGGCGAGCCCGTCGCGCCGTAGCCGCGCCACAGGATCAGCGCGGTCTCGACGACGATGATCGCGCCGACCACGGTGGCCATCGGCACGAAGCGCCTGAAGTCGCGGCGCAGCACGTCGATGTTGATGTCGAGCATCATCACGACGAAGAGGAACAGCACCATCACCGCGCCCACGTAGACGAGCACCAGCAGGATCGCGAGGAACTCGGCCTCGAGCAGCATCCAGATCGCGGCCGCGTTGAAGAACGCGAGCACGAGGAAAAGCGCAGACGCCACCGGGTTGCGCGATGTGATCACCTTCAGCCCCGACACCACGAGGAGCAGCGAGAAGATGTAGAAGAGTACGGTCGTGAAGTCCATGATTACCGGTTCATCATTAGGCCATTGTCAGGCGCGGTTGGCTGGCACCGCCGGGCGTGCCGCGGCGCTGCCGCGACTCGCCGGCCCGGCGAGCGGGCCGGCGCATCGGGTTATCGATACCGAGCATCGGCGGCCTTCGCGGCCGCGATCTCCTTCTCGTAGCGATCGCCCACCGCGAGCAGCATGTCCTTCGTGAAGTACAGGTCGCCGCGCTTCTCGCCGTGATATTCGAGGATCTGCGTCTCGACGATCGAATCGACCGGGCAGCTCTCTTCGCAGAAACCGCAGAAGATGCACTTCGTCAGGTCGATGTCGTAGCGCGTCGTGCGACGGGTGTTGTCCTCGCGCGTCTGCGACTCGATCGTGATCGCCATCGCCGGGCACACCGCTTCGCACAGCTTGCACGCGATGCACCGCTCTTCGCCGTTCTCGTAGCGGCGCAGCGCGTGCAGCCCGCGAAAGCGCGGCGAGATCGGCGTCTTTTCCTCGGGGAACTGCACGGTGAACTTGCGCTTGAACGTGTAGCGTCCGGTCAGCGCGAGCCCCTTGAGCAGCTCGGTCAGGAAGAAGGTCTTAAAGAAGTGTTGGATTGCCGTCATGATTTCGTCCGCCCTTTATTTCCAGATATTCAGCGGCGACATCATCCAGAAACCAACCACGATCACCCAGATCACGCAGACGGGCAGGAACACCTTCCAGCCGAGGCGCATGATCTGGTCGTAGCGGTAACGCGGGAACGTCGCACGGGCCCAAATGAACACCGACAGCAGCGCGAAGACTTTCAGCACCAGCCAGAAGATGCCCGGAATGAACGACAGGAATTCGAACGGCGCGTCCCAGCCGCCGAGGAACAGCGTCGCCGCGAGCGCCGAGATCACGATCATGTTGATGTACTCGGCGAGGAAGAACAGCGCGAACGCCATCCCCGAGTAGTCGATCATGTGACCCGCGACGATCTCCGACTCCCCTTCCACCACGTCGAACGGGTGGCGGTTCGTTTCGGCGATGCCCGAGATGAAGTAGATGACGAAGACGGGCAGCAGCGGCAGCCAGTTCCACGACAGGAAATTGACGCCGTGGCCCGCGAAGAAGCCATGCTGCTGCGAGCCGACGATCTCCGACAAGTTCAGGCTGCCCGCCGTCATCAGCACGAGCACGAGCGCGAAGCCCATCGAGATTTCGTACGACACCATCTGCGCGGCCGCGCGCATCGCGCCGAGGAACGCGTACTTCGAGTTCGACGCCCAGCCGGCGAGAATCACCGCGTAGACGCCGACCGACGAGATCGCCATCGCGTACAGCAGGCCGGCGTTGATGTTCGCCAGCACGGCGCCCGCCTGGAACGGGATCACCGCCCACACCGCGAACGCCGGCACGACCGTCATCACGGGCGCGATCAGATACAGCCAGCGGTTTGCCGCCGTCGGATGAATCACTTCCTTGAGCAGCAGCTTCAGCACGTCGGCGATCGGCTGCAGAAGACCCGCGGGGCCGACGCGGTTCGGACCGAGACGCACATGCATCCAGCCGATCAGCTTGCGCTCCCACAGAATCAGGTACGCGACGCACAGCAGGATCACGACGGCGACGACGAGGATGCGCACGAGCGCCCACACCGTCGGCCACGCGAAGCCGAGAAGCTGGGCTCCGCCCGAGTTGATCGTATCGAACAAGCTCATTTACGCCTTCTCCACCACCAGTTCACCGGACAGGCTGCCGAGCGCTGCGCCGGCAGGCGTGGCCGCCGACACGCGAACGACGGCTTCCGCAAGATTCTCCTCGCGCACGGCCGGCAACTGCACCGTGCGATCGCCCTGGCGCACGCGCACCGCGTCGCCGTTCTTCAGGCCGAGCTTGTCGAACAGCGCGGCGGGCAGGCCCGCCTTGTGCGCCGCCTTCGATGCGGCCGTCAGGTGCAGCGCGCCCGCGCGGCGCGACAGCGCGTCGGCATGATAGATCGGCACGTCGGCGAGACGCTCGAGCGCGCCGTTCGCGGCCCGCGCGGCTGCGCGCGCGGGCGCCGCCGCCGTCTTGTTCGACAGACGCGGCGCGATTTCGCCGTCGCCGAGCGCGGCGAGACGCACTTCTTCCGACGTCTCGTACTCGAAGTTCGGCAGGCCGAGCAGACTGCCGAGCACGCGCAGCACCTTCCATGCGGGACGCGTGTCGCCGAGCGGACGCACGACGCCGTTGAACGACTGGGCGCGGCCTTCCGCGTTCACGTACGTGCCGGCCGTCTCGGTGAACGGCGCGATCGGCAGCAGCACGTCCGCGTAGTCGAGGCCGTACTTGAACGGCGACAGCACGACGACCGTCTCCGCCTGCTTCAGCGCAGCGAGCGCCTGCGCCGGATCGGCGGTGTCGAATTCGGGCTCGACGTTCAGGAGCACGTAGCCCTTGCGCGGCTGCGCGAACGCGTCGCGTGCATTGAGGCCGTTCGCGCCCGGCAGCGCGCCGACGAGGTGCGCGCCCACCGTGTTCGCCGCTTCCGTCAGGAAGCCGAGCGTCGCGCCCGTGTTGTCGGCGATCCACTGCGCGATCGCGTGGATCTGCGCGAATTGCGGATGCTGGACGACGCCGTTGCCGAGCAGCACGGCGCGGCGCTCGCCGTTCGCGAGCGATTGCGCAACCGCCCGTGCGGCGTCCGACGCTTCCACGCCCGCCAGCGCATCCGGCAGCGCCACGCCGCGCGCCTGCGCGACGGCAGCCGCGATGCCCGCGAGCGCGTCGAGCCATGCCGACGGCGCGGCGACGATGCGCTGCGCGGTCGGGATCAGCGCGTCGTCGCCCGTCGCGTGCAGGAAGTGCAGCTTCGCGCCGCCCTTCGCCGCCTGGCGCAGGCGCGCCGCGAAGAGCGGATGATCGCGGCGCAGGAACGAGCCGACGACGAGCGACGCGTCGACGGCCGACAAATCGGCGATCGGCATGCCGAGCCACGGCGCGCCTTGCGCGGCGGCGGAGAAATCGGCCTGGCGCAGACGGAAGTCGACGTTCGGCGTCTTCAGTTCGTGGGCGAGCTGCTTGAGCAGGAACAGTTCCTCGACCGTGCTGTGCGCGCTCGCGAGCGCGGCGATCGCAGCCGGGCCGTGCTCGTCGCCGATGCCCTTCAGGCCGCGCGCGACGTATTCGAGCGCCGTCTGCCAGTCGACTTCGCGCCACTCGCCGCCCTGCTTGATCATCGGCTTCGTCAGGCGCTCTTCGCTGTTCAGGCCTTCATACGAGAAGCGGTCCTTATCCGAGATCCAGCACTCGTTGACGGCTTCGTTCTCGAACGGCAGCACGCGCATCACGCGGTTGTTCTTCACTTGCACGACGAGGTTCGCGCCGACGGAATCGTGCGGGCTCACCGACTTGCGGCGCGACAGCTCCCACGTGCGGGCGCTGTAGCGGAACGGCTTGCTCGTCAGCGCGCCGACCGGGCACAGGTCGATCATGTTGCCCGACAGCTCGGAGTCGACCGTCTTGCCGACGAACGTCGTGATTTCCGAATGCTCGCCGCGGCCCAGCATGCCGAACTCCATCACGCCGGCGATTTCCTGGCCGAAGCGCACGCAGCGCGTGCAGTGGATGCAGCGCGACATCTCTTCCATCGAGATGAGCGGGCCGACTTCCTTGTGGAACACGACGCGCTTCTCTTCCGCATAGCGCGACGCCGACTTGCCGTAGCCGACCGCGAGATCCTGCAACTGGCATTCGCCGCCCTGATCGCAGATCGGGCAGTCGAGCGGATGGTTGATGAGCAGGAACTCCATCACCGACTGCTGCGCCTTCACGGCCTTGTCAGAGTTGGTGTGGACGATCATGCCGGCCGACACGGGCGTCGCGCACGCGGGCACGGCCTTCGGCATCTTCTCGACTTCGACGAGACACATCCGGCAGTTGGCCGCAACCGACAGCTTCTTGTGATAGCAGAAGTGAGGGATGTACGTATCCGCCTTGTGCGCAGCCTGGATCACCATGCTGCCTTCGGGCACCTCGACCTTCTTGCCGTCTATTTCAAGTTCAACCATGATGGTGAATGGTCCTTAACCTATTACCGCTCGCCCGCGTCCGCTCGACCGGGCGCTCGAATTCTGCAATCGGGTTGCGCCGTCAGGCCGCGGCCGCATGCGCGTGGCCGCCGACCATGCAGTGCTTGTGCTCGACGTGGTACGCGAATTCGTCCCAGTAGTGCTTGAGCATCCCGCGCACCGGCATCGCCGCCGCGTCGCCGAGCGCGCAGATCGTGCGGCCCATGATGTTCTCCGCAACCGAGTTCAGCAGGTCCAGGTCTTCCTGGCGGCCCTCGCCGTGCTCGATGCGGTTCACGACGCGATACAGCCAGCCCGTGCCTTCGCGGCACGGCGTGCACTGGCCGCACGACTCTTCGTAATAGAAGTACGACAGGCGCAGGAGCGAACGCACCATGCAGCGCGTCTCGTCCATCACGATCACCGCGCCGGAGCCGAGCATCGAGCCCGCCTTCGCGATCGAATCGTAGTCCATGTCGGTCTGCATCATGATGTCGCCCGGGATCACCGGCGCCGACGAGCCGCCCGGAATCACGGCCTTGATCTTCTTGCCGCCGCGCACCCCGCCCGCGAGCTCCATCAGCGTCGCGAACGGCGTGCCGAGCGGAATCTCGTAGTTGCCCGGGCGCTCGACGTCGCCCGACACCGAGAAGATCTTCGTGCCGCCGTTGTTCGGCTTGCCCATCTCGAGGTAGTTCTGCGGGCCGACGGCCAGCAGGAACGGCACCGCGGCGAACGTCTCGGTGTTGTTGATCGTAGTCGGCTTGCCGTACACGCCGAAGCTCGCCGGGAACGGCGGCTTGAAGCGCGGCTGGCCCTTCTTGCCCTCGAGCGATTCGAGCAGCGCCGTTTCCTCGCCGCAGATATACGCGCCGTAACCGTGGTGCGCATGGAGCTGGAACGAGAAGTCCGAGCCCATGATCTTGTCGCCGAGGAAGCCCGCGCGGCGCGCTTCGTCGAGCGCCGCCTCGAAGCGGCGATACACTTCAAAGATCTCGCCATGAATGTAGTTGTAGCCGACGGTGATGCCCATCGCGTACGCGCCGATCGCCATGCCTTCGATCAGCGCATGCGGGTTCCAGCGCAGGATGTCGCGATCCTTGAACGTGCCCGGCTCGCCCTCGTCCGAATTGCAGACGAGGTACTTCTGCCCCGGAAACTGGCGCGGCATGAAGCTCCACTTCAGGCCGGTCGGAAAGCCCGCGCCGCCGCGGCCGCGCAAGCCCGACGCCTTCACGTCGGCGATCACCTGCTCGGGCGGAATCTTTTCTTCGAGGATGCGGCGCAACTGCTTGTAGCCGCCGCGCGCGACGTAATCTTCGAGACGCCAGTTCTCGCCGGTGAGGCCGGCGAGGATCAGCGGTTTGATGTGACGATCGTGGAGGGACGTCATTTCGAGAGCTCCTCAAGCAGCTGGTCGATCTTCTCGCGGCTCATGAGGCTGCA contains:
- the nuoH gene encoding NADH-quinone oxidoreductase subunit NuoH; amino-acid sequence: MSLFDTINSGGAQLLGFAWPTVWALVRILVVAVVILLCVAYLILWERKLIGWMHVRLGPNRVGPAGLLQPIADVLKLLLKEVIHPTAANRWLYLIAPVMTVVPAFAVWAVIPFQAGAVLANINAGLLYAMAISSVGVYAVILAGWASNSKYAFLGAMRAAAQMVSYEISMGFALVLVLMTAGSLNLSEIVGSQQHGFFAGHGVNFLSWNWLPLLPVFVIYFISGIAETNRHPFDVVEGESEIVAGHMIDYSGMAFALFFLAEYINMIVISALAATLFLGGWDAPFEFLSFIPGIFWLVLKVFALLSVFIWARATFPRYRYDQIMRLGWKVFLPVCVIWVIVVGFWMMSPLNIWK
- the nuoK gene encoding NADH-quinone oxidoreductase subunit NuoK, translated to MLTLAHYLVLGAILFAIAIVGIFLNRRNIIIILMAIELMLLAVNTNFVAFSHYLGDVHGQIFVFFVLTVAAAEAAIGLAILVTLFRKLDTINVEDLDQLKG
- a CDS encoding NADH-quinone oxidoreductase subunit J — encoded protein: MDFTTVLFYIFSLLLVVSGLKVITSRNPVASALFLVLAFFNAAAIWMLLEAEFLAILLVLVYVGAVMVLFLFVVMMLDINIDVLRRDFRRFVPMATVVGAIIVVETALILWRGYGATGSPVHDMAAGAAAGMPNTKLIGKVIYTDYIFAFEIAGLVLLVAIIAAVALTAQKGKDSKRQRVSEQVKVRREDRVRLVKMQADKPQPETAASDAASGSNNG
- the nuoL gene encoding NADH-quinone oxidoreductase subunit L, producing MSTTLNENLLLAIALAPLAGSLIAGLFGNAVGRKGAHRVTILGVAVSFVLSALVFFQVLDGASYNATVYEWMNVGSLKLEVGFLVDTLTAMMMVVVTFVSLMVHIYTIGYMSEEDGYQRFFSYISLFTFSMLMLVMSNNFLQLFFGWEAVGLVSYLLIGFYFTRESAIYANMKAFLVNRVGDFGFLLGIGLILAYAGSMNYGEVFAKRAELASLNFPGTQWGLLTVACICLFIGAMGKSAQFPLHVWLPDSMEGPTPISALIHAATMVTAGIFMVTRMSPLFELSDAALSFITVIGAITALFMGFLGIVQNDIKRVVAYSTLSQLGYMTVALGVSAYPVAVFHLMTHAFFKALLFLGAGSVIIGMHHDQDMRNMGGLRKYMPITWITSLVGSLALIGTPFFSGFYSKDSIIDAVKLSHLPGSGFAYFAVVASVFVTALYSFRMYFLVFHGEERFRHPKEFGNNHGAESAAHHGHDEDHGHGHAHEPHETPWVVWVPLVLLAIPSVIIGAIAIGPMLYGDFFQHGVAFDKVIFIGQNHPALAEMAEEFHDWAALGLHSISSLPLWLALAGVVVAWFLYLKRPGLPAAIRRAFGPIYTLLDNKYYMDKINEVVFAKGSIAIGRGLWKEGDVVVIDGLVNGSARFIGWFAGVIRFLQSGYIYHYAFAMIIGMLGLLTLFVTLGGK
- the nuoI gene encoding NADH-quinone oxidoreductase subunit NuoI, translating into MTAIQHFFKTFFLTELLKGLALTGRYTFKRKFTVQFPEEKTPISPRFRGLHALRRYENGEERCIACKLCEAVCPAMAITIESQTREDNTRRTTRYDIDLTKCIFCGFCEESCPVDSIVETQILEYHGEKRGDLYFTKDMLLAVGDRYEKEIAAAKAADARYR